A single region of the Halopiger xanaduensis SH-6 genome encodes:
- a CDS encoding thiolase family protein, whose product MAAPTDTDSDVVLVDGVRTPHGTLLGSLADVEAVALGRTAVDGLLERVDVDDDAIDWVALGNAIQAGIGQVPGRQVVVESRVPNDTRATTINEASGSGMSAVSLAADRIAAGRADLAVAGGFESMTDAPWILPGYRTGRRYGDVELKDSMLYDSLWDVNLDVHMGEITEGLVDREGIFRVAQDEYALESHRRAAEAIDDGGFDAEIVPVETNGETVDTDEGPRPDSTLEDLAELPTPFREDGTITPGNASKLSDGAGAVLLADADAADEHGLEPMARLVDYATAYRDPDRFNEAVGDVTEALLERNDLAVDDVDAYWINEAFAAQAVYVMGRVGIPREKLNPQGGAVAFGHPIGASGGMLAASLAYQLRDDPDIERGVVGMSIGGGGAILGLLEAC is encoded by the coding sequence ATGGCCGCACCCACAGATACCGATAGCGACGTCGTCCTCGTCGACGGCGTGCGAACGCCCCACGGAACGCTCCTCGGATCGCTCGCGGACGTCGAGGCGGTCGCACTCGGCCGCACGGCCGTCGACGGCCTCCTCGAGCGCGTCGACGTCGACGACGACGCTATCGACTGGGTCGCACTCGGAAACGCCATCCAGGCCGGTATCGGGCAAGTTCCGGGGCGACAGGTCGTCGTCGAATCGAGGGTTCCAAACGATACGCGCGCGACGACGATCAACGAGGCCTCGGGATCGGGGATGAGCGCCGTCTCGCTCGCGGCCGATCGGATCGCGGCCGGCCGCGCCGACCTGGCGGTCGCGGGCGGGTTCGAATCGATGACCGACGCGCCGTGGATCCTCCCCGGCTACCGGACCGGCCGCCGGTACGGCGACGTCGAACTCAAGGACTCGATGCTCTACGATTCGCTGTGGGACGTCAACCTCGACGTCCACATGGGCGAGATCACCGAGGGACTTGTCGACCGCGAAGGAATCTTCCGGGTGGCACAGGACGAGTACGCCCTCGAGAGCCATCGGCGGGCCGCCGAGGCGATCGACGACGGGGGATTTGACGCTGAGATCGTCCCGGTCGAGACGAACGGCGAAACGGTCGACACCGACGAGGGACCGCGACCGGACTCCACGCTCGAGGACCTCGCCGAACTCCCGACTCCCTTCCGCGAAGACGGCACCATCACGCCCGGCAACGCCTCCAAGCTCAGCGACGGCGCGGGTGCAGTGTTGTTAGCCGACGCGGACGCGGCCGACGAGCACGGCCTCGAGCCCATGGCGCGACTCGTCGACTACGCAACTGCGTACCGCGACCCGGATCGGTTCAACGAGGCCGTCGGCGACGTCACCGAGGCGCTGCTCGAGCGCAACGACCTCGCGGTCGACGACGTCGACGCCTACTGGATCAACGAGGCCTTCGCCGCGCAGGCGGTCTACGTGATGGGCCGCGTCGGCATCCCGCGCGAGAAGCTGAACCCGCAGGGCGGCGCGGTCGCGTTCGGCCACCCGATCGGCGCCTCCGGCGGGATGCTCGCGGCGAGTCTGGCCTACCAGCTTCGGGACGATCCGGACATCGAGCGCGGCGTCGTCGGGATGAGCATCGGCGGCGGCGGGGCGATCCTGGGGCTGCTCGAGGCGTGCTGA
- a CDS encoding PadR family transcriptional regulator — protein MHDLTGFQRDLLYVIAGADRPSGQTVKDEVEKYYSSEINHGRLYPNLDTLVNKDLVEKGQLDRRTNYYAITDAGRQRIEERREWEAQYVDF, from the coding sequence ATGCACGATCTGACCGGCTTCCAGCGGGATCTGCTGTACGTGATCGCGGGCGCTGACCGCCCATCGGGCCAAACAGTCAAAGACGAGGTCGAGAAGTACTATAGTTCGGAAATCAATCACGGGCGACTGTATCCGAACCTCGATACGCTCGTCAACAAGGATCTCGTCGAGAAGGGGCAACTCGACCGCCGAACGAACTACTACGCGATCACGGACGCCGGTCGGCAGCGGATCGAGGAACGGCGCGAGTGGGAAGCACAGTACGTCGATTTTTAG
- a CDS encoding AN1-type zinc finger domain-containing protein — MGDCAYPGCSGDDSMKNSCSYCGDGYCSEHRLPENHDCPAVSAANTLGPDFRATDDELEIGSDGGDGLLSRLKSLIGR; from the coding sequence ATGGGTGACTGCGCGTATCCGGGCTGTTCCGGCGACGACAGCATGAAAAACTCCTGCTCGTACTGCGGAGACGGCTACTGCTCCGAGCACCGGCTGCCGGAGAACCACGACTGTCCTGCGGTGTCGGCCGCGAACACGCTCGGTCCTGACTTTCGGGCGACCGACGACGAGCTCGAAATCGGGTCCGACGGTGGGGACGGACTCCTCTCGAGGCTGAAATCGCTCATCGGCCGGTGA
- a CDS encoding acyltransferase, with translation MSEAVRDADADSVVRGEDCTIDDDATVGYGEFDEPTRIGDGATIRAGSIVYGDVTIGDEFATGHDVLVREGTEIGDDVLVGTKTVIDGRTTIGSHVSLQTNVYVPTQTTIGSNVFVGPGAVLTNDEYPIRTDDGLEGPTIEDGASIGANATLLPGVTIGENAFVAAGAVVTDDVPADSLAVGTPATIQELPEPLEGPNDLA, from the coding sequence ATGAGCGAGGCCGTCCGCGACGCGGACGCGGACAGCGTCGTCCGCGGCGAGGACTGCACGATCGACGACGATGCGACGGTCGGCTACGGCGAGTTCGACGAGCCGACGCGGATCGGCGACGGCGCGACGATTCGGGCCGGCTCGATCGTCTACGGCGACGTGACGATCGGCGACGAGTTCGCGACCGGTCACGACGTCCTCGTGCGCGAAGGGACGGAGATCGGCGACGACGTGCTCGTCGGCACGAAGACGGTCATCGACGGGCGGACGACGATCGGCTCGCACGTCAGTCTCCAGACGAACGTCTACGTCCCGACCCAGACGACGATCGGGAGCAACGTCTTCGTCGGGCCCGGCGCCGTGCTGACCAACGACGAGTACCCCATTCGCACGGACGACGGTCTCGAGGGGCCGACGATCGAGGACGGCGCCTCGATCGGCGCGAACGCGACGCTGCTGCCGGGCGTGACGATCGGCGAGAACGCGTTCGTCGCGGCCGGCGCGGTCGTCACCGACGACGTCCCCGCGGACAGCCTCGCGGTGGGAACGCCGGCGACGATCCAAGAGCTTCCCGAGCCGCTCGAGGGGCCGAACGATCTAGCATGA
- a CDS encoding DUF7344 domain-containing protein, which produces MSVQTSRSGSLAESEVFHILGNDRRRAIVQLLANESGQVDVSQVATEIAETESDTTPVPNNLYKSVYVSLQQTHLPQLEEDDVIEYDSDAKTIGPGPHFDDVLAYVDGHDDDPSTILQLHLVAAVLGLAVIALAGLELPALSSIDPVLWSVLVLLAVAASSLYRLLT; this is translated from the coding sequence ATGTCGGTTCAGACGAGTCGTTCCGGGTCGCTGGCGGAAAGCGAGGTCTTTCACATCCTCGGCAACGACAGACGCCGCGCGATCGTCCAGTTGCTCGCGAACGAGTCCGGCCAGGTCGACGTCTCGCAGGTCGCAACCGAAATCGCCGAAACGGAATCCGACACCACGCCCGTTCCGAACAACCTCTACAAGAGCGTCTACGTCTCCCTCCAGCAGACGCATCTCCCGCAACTCGAGGAGGACGACGTCATCGAGTACGACTCCGACGCGAAGACGATCGGTCCCGGTCCGCACTTCGACGACGTCCTCGCGTACGTCGACGGGCACGACGACGATCCGTCGACGATCCTCCAGCTCCATCTGGTCGCCGCCGTGCTCGGCCTCGCGGTTATCGCGCTCGCCGGCCTCGAACTGCCGGCCCTCTCGAGTATCGATCCCGTGCTGTGGAGCGTGCTCGTGTTGCTCGCGGTCGCGGCCAGCAGCCTCTATCGGTTGTTGACCTGA
- a CDS encoding DUF7563 family protein, producing MESSTAGARCRNCGTHVTQQFARVFGDNGDVVHGCPGCTTYREMQSGSHLPSDTPE from the coding sequence ATGGAATCGTCGACGGCCGGCGCACGCTGTCGAAACTGCGGGACCCACGTCACCCAACAGTTCGCCCGCGTCTTCGGCGACAACGGCGACGTCGTCCACGGGTGTCCCGGCTGCACGACCTATCGGGAGATGCAGTCGGGCAGCCACCTGCCGAGCGACACCCCGGAGTGA
- a CDS encoding DUF1616 domain-containing protein: MSFPTNSRPQLGFIRKYPVDLALVSLIAALVALVVTGVPAGNAGRLLVAFPLVLFLPGYALVSVLFPAAARDGRDDAETAIERRPRGIDTVERLGLSFALSIAIVPVVGIVLPLTEWGLATESAAAVLAGLTVVLAQLGVIRRLRTPARDRFTVSLTAALTGLRRDEGTVATASSVLLVVAIAVAGGALLAGFLFPASTGGFSELALYTEDEDGDLVAGELPDEVAPGESVPVSFAIENHEGEETSYTVVVQEQVLEDGEVVERTELGQIDGTVSADTTGVAEREITPAAGDGETVRISLLLYPGEPPAEPTNENAEADTYFWVTVTEDAAE, from the coding sequence ATGAGTTTTCCGACGAATTCTCGACCCCAGCTCGGTTTCATTCGGAAGTATCCGGTCGATCTGGCGCTCGTTTCGCTGATTGCGGCGCTCGTGGCACTCGTCGTCACCGGGGTTCCGGCCGGAAACGCCGGTCGGCTCCTCGTCGCGTTCCCGCTCGTTCTCTTCCTGCCGGGCTACGCGCTCGTCTCGGTCCTCTTCCCGGCCGCAGCGCGGGACGGTCGAGACGACGCGGAGACGGCGATTGAACGCCGACCCCGGGGGATCGATACGGTCGAACGGCTCGGACTGTCGTTCGCACTGTCGATCGCGATCGTCCCCGTCGTCGGGATCGTCCTCCCGCTGACCGAGTGGGGGCTGGCAACCGAGTCGGCCGCGGCGGTGCTGGCCGGACTCACCGTCGTGCTCGCGCAACTGGGTGTGATCCGACGGCTCCGGACGCCCGCTCGAGATCGGTTTACCGTCTCGCTGACGGCAGCACTGACCGGATTGCGCCGGGACGAGGGGACGGTCGCCACCGCCTCCTCGGTGCTCCTCGTCGTCGCGATCGCGGTCGCGGGCGGGGCGCTTCTCGCCGGGTTCCTCTTCCCGGCGTCGACGGGCGGGTTCTCGGAACTCGCCCTCTACACCGAGGACGAGGACGGCGATCTCGTCGCGGGCGAGCTTCCGGACGAGGTCGCCCCCGGCGAGTCCGTGCCGGTGTCGTTCGCGATCGAAAACCACGAGGGCGAGGAGACGTCGTACACGGTCGTCGTCCAGGAACAGGTGCTCGAGGACGGCGAGGTCGTCGAGCGGACGGAACTCGGGCAGATCGACGGGACCGTCTCGGCCGATACAACGGGGGTCGCCGAGCGGGAGATCACGCCGGCGGCCGGCGACGGCGAAACCGTTCGAATCAGTCTCCTGCTCTACCCCGGAGAGCCGCCGGCCGAGCCGACGAACGAGAACGCCGAGGCGGACACCTACTTCTGGGTGACCGTCACCGAGGACGCGGCCGAGTAG
- a CDS encoding DUF7344 domain-containing protein encodes MSEHEREHELTQAELFDVFSNARRRRTVQYLKRQGGSCDLAPLVEQVAAWENDTDPDDVTRTQRRRVYISLYQTHLPMLEDHGIVDWDPDGHKIDLLPDEEVFEPYLDRHHGSSRAWHRWYAAAATLGAVAFAVAALSLGPVTTAAAPAVALGVCGIILALSIAQHVSRRPNLDSPLGLAGR; translated from the coding sequence ATGTCTGAACACGAACGTGAACACGAGCTGACGCAGGCCGAACTGTTCGACGTGTTCAGCAACGCCCGCCGGCGTCGAACGGTTCAGTACCTAAAACGGCAGGGCGGCTCCTGCGATCTCGCGCCGCTGGTCGAACAGGTTGCGGCCTGGGAGAACGATACCGATCCGGACGACGTGACCCGGACGCAGCGGCGACGGGTCTACATCTCCCTGTACCAGACCCACCTGCCGATGCTCGAGGACCACGGGATCGTCGACTGGGATCCGGACGGCCACAAGATCGACCTGCTGCCGGACGAGGAGGTGTTCGAACCCTACCTCGACCGCCACCACGGCTCGAGCCGCGCGTGGCACCGCTGGTACGCGGCGGCCGCAACCCTCGGCGCCGTCGCGTTCGCGGTGGCCGCGCTCTCGCTGGGTCCAGTGACGACCGCTGCAGCCCCAGCCGTCGCGCTGGGGGTCTGTGGCATCATCCTCGCGCTCTCGATCGCACAGCACGTCTCGCGACGACCGAACCTCGATTCCCCGCTCGGTCTCGCGGGTCGATAG
- a CDS encoding DegT/DnrJ/EryC1/StrS family aminotransferase yields MSNTNFDAETEAEPEPTTGDAEPAETAEVDAEASDGLPSVSIADPDVSADAIDRVRDVLESGALADGPEVRNFESEFAAYCGADHAVATSNGTTALHAALEALGVEEGDAVLTSPFSFVASANAIRLAGGKPVFADVDPETYTLDPDDVRRVLSERSDVVGLLPVHLYGLPADMPALCEIADERDLFVLEDACQAHGARITGDRVGTFGDAACFSFYPTKNMTTGEGGMITTDRDDLAERAQSYINHGRAETGTGGYEHVDLGHNYRMTAIAAAIGRTQLERLPGFNEARRETAAFYDERLSDLPLETPTEPRGYRHVYHQYTVRTADEAERDALAATLEERNVDAAVYYDTPIHRQPAYETISTAAAEFPEAEAAADEVLSLPVHPNLTEDERRSVVEAVHDHYHST; encoded by the coding sequence ATGAGTAACACGAATTTCGACGCCGAGACCGAAGCGGAACCGGAGCCGACGACCGGCGACGCCGAGCCGGCCGAGACGGCCGAAGTCGACGCCGAGGCGTCCGACGGCCTCCCGTCGGTCTCGATCGCGGACCCCGACGTCAGCGCGGACGCGATCGACCGCGTACGGGACGTCCTCGAGAGCGGCGCGCTGGCGGACGGCCCCGAAGTGAGGAACTTCGAGTCCGAGTTCGCCGCGTACTGCGGTGCGGATCACGCCGTCGCCACCTCGAACGGGACGACGGCCCTCCACGCGGCGCTCGAGGCGCTGGGCGTCGAGGAGGGCGACGCGGTGCTCACCTCGCCGTTCTCGTTCGTCGCGAGCGCGAACGCGATCCGGCTGGCCGGCGGGAAACCGGTCTTCGCGGACGTCGACCCCGAGACCTACACGCTCGATCCGGACGACGTTCGGCGCGTCCTTTCGGAGCGATCCGACGTCGTCGGCCTGCTGCCGGTCCACCTCTACGGGCTCCCCGCCGACATGCCGGCGCTGTGCGAGATCGCCGACGAGCGCGACCTGTTCGTGCTCGAGGACGCCTGTCAGGCCCACGGCGCGCGGATCACGGGCGACCGCGTCGGCACGTTCGGCGACGCGGCCTGCTTCTCGTTCTACCCGACGAAGAACATGACGACCGGCGAGGGCGGGATGATCACCACCGACCGCGACGACCTCGCCGAGCGCGCGCAGAGCTACATTAACCACGGCCGCGCCGAGACCGGCACCGGCGGCTACGAGCACGTCGACCTCGGCCACAACTACCGGATGACCGCCATCGCGGCCGCGATCGGTCGCACGCAACTCGAGCGCCTCCCCGGGTTCAACGAGGCGCGCCGGGAAACCGCCGCCTTCTACGACGAGCGACTGTCGGACCTCCCGCTCGAGACGCCGACGGAGCCGCGGGGCTACCGCCACGTCTACCACCAGTACACGGTCCGGACCGCGGACGAGGCCGAGCGCGACGCGCTCGCGGCGACGCTCGAGGAGCGAAACGTCGACGCGGCCGTCTACTACGACACGCCGATCCACCGCCAGCCGGCCTACGAGACGATCAGCACGGCCGCGGCGGAGTTCCCCGAGGCGGAGGCGGCGGCCGACGAAGTCCTCTCGCTGCCGGTGCATCCGAACCTGACCGAAGACGAACGGCGAAGCGTCGTCGAAGCAGTCCACGATCACTACCACTCCACATGA
- a CDS encoding winged helix-turn-helix domain-containing protein, producing MSTQASNTRSELTAESTAQLDVLGDECARTILVATSDGPKTAKELTKRTDSSSATVYRRINNLLESDLLAECVRFEDDGSHTTAYEATVDQLRVRIDADGIDVALANADP from the coding sequence ATGTCCACGCAAGCGAGCAACACCCGATCGGAACTGACCGCGGAGTCGACGGCACAACTGGACGTCCTCGGCGACGAGTGTGCGCGCACCATTCTCGTCGCGACGAGCGACGGCCCGAAAACGGCCAAGGAACTGACGAAGCGGACCGACAGTTCGTCCGCAACGGTCTATCGACGAATCAACAATCTGCTCGAGAGCGATCTCCTCGCGGAGTGCGTCCGGTTCGAGGACGACGGATCGCATACGACGGCCTACGAAGCGACGGTCGACCAGCTGCGGGTCCGAATCGACGCGGACGGGATCGACGTTGCGCTGGCGAATGCCGATCCCTGA
- a CDS encoding quinone-dependent dihydroorotate dehydrogenase yields MTLYSRVRPLAFKLPAETAHGLGKRALRAAQSTRPTRAAISFAYRYEHPALEVDLFDTTFPNPVGVAAGFDKNAEVTRALEALGFGFVEIGTVTPYPQEGNDRPRLFRLREDEAMVNRMGFNGQGMERVKARLEEDGTPNVPLGVNVGKMNSSSEEEAIEDYRRVFDRLSPFADYVVVNVSCPNTPDEFDEASPEHLRAIFETLEAENDADVPILVKIGPDEPENAVLDLVDIVQEFGLDGMIATNTSTGREGLASPNREEWGGLSGKPIEDRSTDVIRTIADYTDGDLPIIGVGGVDSAASAYRKIRAGASLVQLYTGFVYRGPSTAKRINNGLVELLERDGFSSIEDAVGADLD; encoded by the coding sequence ATGACGCTGTACTCGCGGGTTCGCCCCCTCGCGTTCAAACTCCCGGCCGAGACGGCCCACGGCCTCGGGAAGCGAGCGCTCCGGGCGGCCCAATCCACCCGGCCGACGCGGGCGGCGATTTCTTTCGCGTACCGGTACGAGCACCCCGCCCTCGAGGTCGACCTGTTCGATACCACCTTCCCGAACCCGGTCGGCGTCGCGGCCGGCTTCGACAAGAACGCCGAAGTCACCCGCGCCCTCGAGGCGCTGGGCTTCGGCTTCGTCGAAATCGGCACCGTCACGCCCTACCCGCAAGAGGGCAACGACCGCCCGCGGCTGTTCCGCCTCCGGGAGGACGAGGCGATGGTCAACCGCATGGGTTTCAACGGCCAGGGGATGGAGCGCGTGAAGGCCCGGCTCGAGGAAGACGGCACGCCGAACGTCCCGCTGGGCGTCAACGTCGGGAAGATGAACTCCTCGAGCGAGGAGGAAGCGATCGAGGACTACCGCCGCGTCTTCGATCGGCTCTCGCCGTTCGCCGACTACGTCGTGGTGAACGTCTCCTGTCCGAACACGCCCGACGAGTTCGACGAGGCCTCGCCGGAGCACCTCCGGGCGATCTTCGAGACGCTCGAGGCGGAAAACGACGCGGACGTGCCGATCCTCGTGAAGATCGGCCCCGACGAACCCGAAAACGCCGTCCTGGACCTGGTCGATATCGTCCAGGAGTTCGGCCTCGACGGGATGATCGCGACCAACACCTCGACCGGCCGCGAGGGGCTCGCGTCGCCGAACCGCGAGGAGTGGGGCGGCTTAAGCGGCAAGCCGATCGAGGACCGTTCGACCGACGTGATCCGGACGATCGCCGACTACACCGACGGCGATCTCCCCATCATCGGCGTCGGCGGCGTCGACTCGGCCGCGAGCGCTTACCGGAAGATCCGCGCCGGCGCCTCGCTCGTTCAACTCTACACCGGGTTCGTCTACCGGGGTCCCTCGACTGCCAAGCGGATTAATAACGGGCTGGTCGAGCTACTCGAGCGCGACGGCTTCTCGTCGATTGAGGACGCTGTCGGGGCGGATCTCGATTGA
- a CDS encoding NAD-dependent epimerase/dehydratase family protein: MDSSPIRDQTVLVTGGAGFIGSHLVDTLAPHNEVRVLDDFSTGSRSHLPDDVEVFEGDVRDPMLLQRAARGVDLIFHHAAVVSVTQSVDAPRQSNRTNLEAGLLVLEQARQEDARVVVASSAAIYGHPEELPVSERAATNPTSPYGVQKLALDQYARLYEELYDVPTVALRYFNVYGPRQQGPYSGVISTFLEQARAGEPITIEGDGEQTRDFVHVDDVVRANLRAATTANVGEAYNIGTGDRTSIRDLAETIRDATDSSSPIVHKDPRPGDIRHSRADVSKASRDLGFEATVGLESGIRSLVSADSAERSEPSIETAADS, encoded by the coding sequence ATGGACTCGTCACCGATCCGCGATCAGACGGTTCTCGTGACCGGCGGCGCCGGCTTCATCGGCAGCCACCTCGTCGACACCCTCGCCCCGCACAACGAGGTTCGGGTGCTCGACGACTTCTCGACCGGCAGCCGGTCGCACCTCCCCGACGACGTCGAGGTCTTCGAGGGGGACGTCCGCGATCCCATGCTGCTCCAGCGCGCCGCCCGCGGCGTCGACCTGATCTTCCACCACGCTGCCGTCGTCAGCGTCACCCAGAGCGTCGACGCCCCGCGCCAGAGCAACCGAACCAACCTCGAGGCCGGCCTTCTCGTCTTAGAGCAGGCCCGCCAGGAGGACGCCCGCGTCGTCGTCGCCTCGAGCGCGGCGATCTACGGCCACCCCGAGGAACTGCCGGTGAGCGAGCGCGCGGCGACGAATCCGACCTCGCCCTACGGCGTCCAGAAGCTCGCGCTGGACCAGTACGCCCGCCTCTACGAGGAGCTGTACGACGTCCCCACGGTCGCCTTGCGGTACTTCAACGTCTACGGCCCGCGCCAGCAGGGGCCCTACAGCGGCGTCATCTCGACGTTCCTCGAGCAGGCCCGTGCCGGCGAGCCGATCACGATCGAGGGCGACGGCGAGCAGACCCGCGATTTCGTCCACGTCGACGACGTCGTCAGGGCGAACCTGCGGGCTGCGACGACCGCGAACGTCGGCGAAGCCTACAACATCGGGACCGGCGATCGGACCTCGATTCGCGACCTCGCCGAGACGATTCGCGACGCAACCGACTCCTCGTCGCCGATCGTCCACAAGGATCCCCGACCCGGCGACATCAGACACAGCCGTGCCGACGTCTCCAAGGCGAGCCGCGACCTCGGCTTCGAGGCGACCGTGGGCCTCGAGTCGGGGATTCGATCGCTCGTCAGCGCCGACTCGGCCGAGCGGTCGGAGCCCTCGATCGAGACGGCAGCCGATTCGTGA
- the allB gene encoding allantoinase AllB, translating to MTVDLVVRNCTVVTPAGRTPDAGVAVEDGTIVAVGRSDRLPDADRVVDAEGKVLVPGIVDGHIHNREPGLEYKEDWESATRAAAAGGVTTVVGMPNTDPVIDRPEHLELKFERGEDSAHVDFQSYAVVTSENLDLIPEIDEAGALGFKIFLGSTVGDVPPPNDGEILEAMAKIRETGKRLGFHEENGEIIDHYTEQFKAEGRNDPIDHSHSRPVIAEQEAVERMITFAEETGAKIHMFHVSSGSAAEAVARGKERGVDVTAETTPHYLWFTEEVMREKGNPARIQPPIRDADEREKLWEVGIEDGAIDSIATDHAPHTPEEKKVDDPFGNTWEAISGFVGLETEVPVMLSFVDEGRLTMEEWVRRHSTRPAQIWGMYPQKGSLQVGTDADFTIVDPEREWTLESADELHSKNCVTPFIGESFTGKAVATVVRGEVVYEDGEIVGESGYGTRVDVE from the coding sequence ATGACCGTCGACCTCGTCGTCCGCAACTGTACCGTCGTCACGCCCGCGGGGCGCACGCCCGACGCGGGCGTCGCCGTCGAGGACGGCACCATCGTCGCCGTCGGCCGCAGCGACCGCCTGCCGGACGCGGACCGCGTCGTCGACGCCGAGGGGAAGGTCCTGGTCCCCGGCATCGTCGACGGCCACATCCACAACCGCGAGCCCGGCCTCGAGTACAAGGAAGACTGGGAGTCCGCGACCCGCGCGGCCGCCGCCGGCGGCGTCACGACCGTCGTCGGAATGCCCAACACCGATCCGGTCATCGACCGGCCCGAGCACCTCGAGTTGAAGTTCGAGCGCGGGGAGGACTCGGCCCACGTCGACTTCCAGAGCTACGCCGTCGTCACCTCGGAGAACCTCGATCTCATCCCCGAGATCGACGAGGCCGGCGCGCTCGGCTTCAAGATTTTCCTCGGCTCGACCGTCGGCGACGTGCCGCCGCCGAACGACGGCGAGATCCTCGAGGCCATGGCGAAGATCCGCGAGACGGGCAAGCGGCTCGGCTTCCACGAGGAGAACGGAGAGATCATCGACCACTACACGGAGCAGTTCAAGGCCGAGGGGCGCAACGACCCGATCGACCACTCTCACTCTCGCCCCGTCATCGCCGAGCAAGAAGCCGTCGAGCGGATGATCACCTTCGCCGAGGAGACCGGCGCGAAGATTCACATGTTCCACGTCTCCTCGGGGTCGGCGGCCGAAGCCGTCGCCCGCGGCAAGGAACGCGGCGTCGACGTCACCGCCGAGACGACGCCCCACTACCTCTGGTTCACCGAGGAGGTCATGCGCGAGAAAGGGAACCCGGCCCGCATCCAGCCGCCGATCCGGGACGCCGACGAGCGCGAGAAGCTCTGGGAGGTCGGCATCGAGGACGGCGCGATCGACTCCATCGCCACCGATCACGCACCCCACACGCCCGAGGAGAAGAAGGTCGACGATCCGTTCGGCAACACCTGGGAGGCGATTTCCGGCTTCGTCGGCCTCGAGACCGAGGTGCCGGTCATGCTCTCCTTCGTCGACGAAGGGCGGCTCACGATGGAGGAGTGGGTCCGCCGCCACTCGACCCGGCCGGCGCAGATCTGGGGCATGTACCCGCAGAAGGGGTCGCTGCAGGTCGGCACCGACGCCGACTTCACGATCGTCGACCCCGAGCGGGAGTGGACGCTCGAATCCGCCGACGAACTCCACTCGAAGAACTGCGTGACGCCGTTTATCGGCGAATCCTTCACCGGCAAAGCGGTCGCAACGGTCGTCCGCGGTGAGGTCGTCTACGAGGACGGCGAGATCGTCGGCGAGTCGGGGTACGGGACGCGCGTCGACGTCGAATAG
- a CDS encoding helix-turn-helix transcriptional regulator, with protein MSSETHTPVSDVSFVLSDSGVSGLLEPGVVNGRSVASPLTLPDAPLQLAGPHLAALFGIVALALLGSVLAVRNRLDERNQLGTPQEQPTDEFVTDREKIRQLVTENGGRMKQSRIVDSVDWSKAKVSRLLAELEDEGQITKLRLGRENLVCLPGHEPTASKSPEQARNE; from the coding sequence ATGAGCAGTGAGACACACACCCCGGTATCCGACGTTTCGTTCGTCCTGTCGGACAGCGGCGTCAGCGGGCTTCTCGAGCCCGGCGTGGTGAACGGCCGATCGGTGGCATCGCCGCTGACGCTCCCCGACGCGCCGCTCCAGTTGGCCGGGCCGCACCTCGCTGCACTCTTCGGCATCGTCGCGCTCGCGCTCCTGGGAAGCGTCCTTGCAGTCCGGAACCGACTCGACGAGCGAAACCAGCTCGGCACTCCGCAGGAGCAGCCGACGGACGAGTTCGTCACCGACCGCGAGAAGATCCGACAGCTCGTCACCGAAAACGGCGGTCGGATGAAACAGTCGCGGATCGTCGACTCCGTCGACTGGTCGAAGGCGAAGGTCAGTCGCCTCTTGGCCGAACTCGAGGACGAAGGCCAGATCACGAAACTTCGCCTTGGACGGGAGAATCTGGTTTGCTTACCCGGCCACGAACCGACGGCCTCGAAGTCCCCGGAACAGGCCCGAAACGAGTAG